In Halobacillus amylolyticus, the following proteins share a genomic window:
- a CDS encoding thiazole biosynthesis adenylyltransferase ThiF, which produces MSQDRYSRQKLFAPIGDAGQQMLMQKRVLIIGAGALGTSSAEQLVRAGIGSLTIVDRDYVEMSNLQRQQLFSENDAQARMPKAIAAKERLRKINSDVYIEAHIMDAQREELEELFQEADLILDATDNFETRMMINDVSQIYNVPWIYGGCVGSYGLSYTIIPGETPCLHCLLESIPLGGATCDTVGVISPAVQMVTAHQVTEALKILVEDYDSLHRKLISFDLWNNQYTSIKMDNVKRPDCPSCGEKPSYPFLSPENQMKTAVLCGRDTVQIRPGSKQKRDLEALRENLHEGEVMQNPFLLSYQTDKHRMIFFQDGRVLIHGTKDITEARRLYHKILG; this is translated from the coding sequence TTGAGTCAAGATCGCTATTCAAGACAAAAATTGTTCGCACCCATTGGAGACGCTGGACAACAAATGTTAATGCAAAAACGCGTTTTGATTATCGGGGCAGGGGCTTTAGGAACAAGTAGTGCGGAGCAGCTTGTTCGGGCCGGAATCGGAAGCTTAACCATCGTTGACCGTGATTACGTTGAAATGAGCAACCTCCAAAGACAACAGCTTTTTTCGGAAAACGATGCACAGGCAAGAATGCCAAAAGCGATTGCTGCCAAAGAACGACTTCGGAAAATCAATTCAGATGTTTACATAGAGGCACATATTATGGATGCACAGCGAGAGGAGTTAGAAGAACTTTTTCAAGAAGCAGACCTTATCCTTGATGCGACAGATAATTTCGAAACAAGAATGATGATCAATGATGTTTCACAAATATATAATGTTCCTTGGATTTATGGAGGATGTGTAGGGAGCTATGGACTAAGTTATACGATTATACCAGGAGAAACCCCGTGTCTACATTGCTTATTAGAATCGATCCCACTAGGAGGAGCAACGTGTGACACAGTCGGGGTAATCAGTCCAGCGGTTCAAATGGTTACCGCCCATCAAGTGACAGAGGCTTTGAAGATTCTTGTTGAAGATTACGACTCACTCCATCGTAAGTTGATATCATTTGATTTGTGGAACAATCAATACACATCAATCAAAATGGATAACGTTAAAAGGCCTGACTGCCCGTCCTGTGGGGAGAAGCCAAGCTATCCTTTTTTATCACCGGAGAATCAAATGAAAACAGCGGTTCTATGCGGGAGGGATACAGTCCAGATTCGCCCAGGCTCTAAACAAAAACGAGATCTTGAGGCGTTAAGGGAAAACTTGCATGAAGGAGAAGTTATGCAAAACCCCTTCTTATTATCGTATCAAACAGATAAACATCGAATGATCTTTTTCCAAGATGGACGTGTACTTATCCATGGTACTAAAGATATTACAGAAGCTCGTCGTCTCTATCATAAGATTTTAGGTTGA
- a CDS encoding UDP-N-acetylmuramoyl-L-alanyl-D-glutamate--2,6-diaminopimelate ligase has protein sequence MTKTTIHFTHCLKECSLEGPSEQKVSSIIYDSREASNGAVFVCIKGAHHDGHLYIEQALTYGAKAIVGTNSTLLHSYARLYSDVSFITVNDSKEALALLSTSFYNHPAQSLSTVGVTGTNGKTTVTSFVYSMLNSLSYRTGSIGTAGIWNDQKRTNFKQTVPTTPEAPEIHCVLDHFQETGIQGAVLESTSIALDQKRLYGINFNVAVHTNLTPEHLEFHETMKEYKKAKLKLFKQAEYAVVNADDTGMAREIIETFNGPLLTYGTDKKADFQAENIHVSVHGTTFTLHACGEMHSVSIPVHGKYNVSNVLAAMAACYQLGFSLNRILSVVTKVESPEGRFQIVSNDAPFQIVLDYAHTPDALLHVLQAVQQVPYKKLIVMITGIGLRDPGKRPQMAREVEGIADEIIVSVDQPGFADRQEVVNDVLQGFTNPNSSHIHSLLHREQAIHYALDLAGADDLVLLTGIGFGGYQIIGDEKVPYSEHEVIKQYFTSKKSLKESV, from the coding sequence ATGACCAAGACAACTATACATTTTACTCACTGCTTGAAGGAATGCAGCCTTGAAGGTCCTTCCGAACAGAAGGTCAGCTCGATTATATACGATTCAAGAGAGGCTTCAAATGGTGCAGTATTTGTTTGTATAAAAGGGGCACACCACGATGGTCACCTCTACATTGAACAAGCTCTAACCTATGGGGCTAAGGCGATCGTCGGAACAAATTCCACACTCTTACACAGCTACGCTCGCCTCTACAGTGATGTGAGCTTTATTACTGTGAACGACAGTAAGGAAGCGCTCGCTTTGTTATCTACTTCCTTTTATAACCATCCCGCCCAATCTTTATCTACTGTAGGCGTAACTGGAACGAACGGTAAAACAACTGTTACTTCTTTTGTTTACTCCATGCTCAACAGCCTATCTTACCGAACAGGTTCAATAGGAACGGCAGGAATATGGAACGACCAAAAGAGGACGAATTTCAAACAAACCGTTCCTACAACCCCTGAAGCCCCGGAAATTCACTGTGTCCTCGACCATTTCCAAGAAACGGGGATCCAAGGGGCAGTTCTCGAGTCAACATCGATAGCTCTTGACCAGAAGAGACTTTATGGTATCAACTTTAATGTTGCTGTTCACACTAATTTAACACCTGAGCACTTGGAGTTTCATGAAACGATGAAAGAATATAAGAAGGCGAAGCTCAAGCTTTTCAAACAAGCGGAATACGCTGTTGTAAATGCAGATGATACTGGTATGGCAAGGGAAATCATTGAAACATTCAATGGTCCACTTCTCACGTATGGAACTGATAAGAAAGCCGATTTCCAAGCCGAAAATATTCACGTATCTGTGCACGGGACTACTTTCACCCTACATGCGTGTGGAGAGATGCACTCCGTCAGCATTCCGGTTCATGGAAAATACAATGTGTCTAATGTATTAGCGGCAATGGCAGCATGCTACCAATTAGGGTTTTCACTCAATCGCATCCTCTCGGTTGTTACAAAAGTAGAAAGTCCGGAGGGGCGTTTTCAAATCGTGAGTAACGATGCCCCCTTTCAAATTGTCCTCGACTATGCCCATACGCCGGATGCTCTTTTACATGTGCTGCAAGCAGTCCAGCAAGTTCCCTATAAAAAACTGATTGTTATGATCACGGGAATTGGGTTACGTGATCCAGGCAAGCGTCCGCAAATGGCTAGGGAAGTAGAAGGAATAGCAGATGAGATTATCGTTAGTGTTGATCAACCTGGCTTCGCGGACCGCCAGGAAGTGGTTAACGATGTATTACAGGGGTTTACTAATCCAAATTCCAGTCACATCCATTCACTACTGCATCGCGAGCAAGCTATACACTATGCCCTTGATTTAGCTGGCGCAGACGACCTTGTTTTACTTACAGGGATAGGTTTTGGCGGCTATCAAATCATTGGTGACGAAAAGGTTCCCTATTCAGAGCATGAAGTGATTAAGCAATACTTTACCAGCAAGAAATCGTTAAAAGAGTCTGTCTAA
- a CDS encoding NADPH-dependent FMN reductase — translation MKVAALVGSIRRDSYNMKLTNFIQERYKDRLDITIVTIRDIAHYDQDIENEAPDSVQRFKNELSDADAFLIVTPEFNHSIPGVLKNALDWLSRGKREMAGKPTFIAGASMGILGTVRAQMQLRQILNAPGMGANILPGNEILIGSVQNKVNEHGLLTDQGTIEFIDGVIEQFVLFAEAELIKS, via the coding sequence ATTAAAGTCGCCGCTCTTGTTGGGAGCATTCGAAGGGACTCATATAATATGAAGTTGACTAACTTCATTCAAGAAAGATACAAAGACCGTTTAGATATTACCATCGTGACCATTCGTGATATCGCCCATTATGACCAAGATATTGAGAATGAGGCGCCAGACTCTGTACAACGCTTTAAAAATGAATTAAGCGATGCGGATGCCTTTCTTATCGTCACCCCTGAATTCAACCATTCAATACCTGGCGTATTGAAAAATGCTTTGGATTGGTTGTCTCGTGGAAAACGTGAAATGGCCGGGAAACCTACCTTCATCGCTGGTGCCTCAATGGGTATACTTGGAACAGTAAGAGCCCAAATGCAGCTACGTCAAATTCTTAACGCACCCGGTATGGGAGCAAATATTTTGCCCGGAAATGAAATTCTCATTGGTTCTGTACAAAATAAAGTCAATGAGCACGGTCTGCTCACTGACCAGGGTACAATTGAATTCATTGATGGAGTCATTGAACAATTTGTGCTCTTTGCGGAAGCGGAGCTCATCAAGTCTTAA